A genome region from Triticum aestivum cultivar Chinese Spring chromosome 2B, IWGSC CS RefSeq v2.1, whole genome shotgun sequence includes the following:
- the LOC123041791 gene encoding subtilisin-like protease 4: protein MDNRIHGGCSPPRLALRVASVLLFLCVAVTPAASHGPHGNDTGLHKNFLVIVRSPYEYDTKLYKNTSSWHASLLAEVCDMAKEAMENDPSSVTRLLYSYRNVVNGFSARLTVEELEEMKKKDWFYKAYPEKTYHLMTTHTPKMLGLMGEDRAGEGVWNTSNMGEGIIIGVLDDGIYAGHPSFDGEGMKPPPKKWTGRCDFNNTVCNNKLIGARSFFESAKWKWKGIDDPVLPINEGQHGTHTSSTAAGAFVPDANISGLAVGTAVGMAPRAHIAFYQVCFETKGCDRDDILAAVDDAIEDGVDVLSMSLGGNPDADFSEDPVSLGGYTAALNGVFVSTAAGNIGPNPATVANGAPWLLTVGASTTDRRFAATVKLGSGDELDGESLSEVKDYGKELRPLARDVGDGKCTSDTVLSAENVTGKIVICEAGGTPSTAKAKMVEKAGGFGMIVVTPEVFGPVIIPRPHVIPTVQVPNKVGQKLKAYLQSEKEATANFILKGTSFDTPRSPMMAPFSARGPNLQSRGILKPDIIGPGVNILAGVPGIADLVLPPKAEMPKFDVKSGTSMSCPHLAGVAALMKNAHPTWSPAAIKSALMTTTETTDNEKKPFLDVDGTQATYFATGAGHVNPKKAMDPGLVYNLSASDYVPYLCGLNYTDQQVNSIIHPEPAVDCTKITKIAEKDLNYPSITIIVDKADTVVNATRAVTNVGMASSAYEMEVEAPKSVTVEVTPTKLEFKELDEVLNYTVSVKAKAVPEGAIEGQLKWVSSKHIVRSPILILPGNGEEEATSGAEGPSAHVSSLLE, encoded by the coding sequence ATGGACAATCGAATCCATGGAGGATGCTCGCCACCGCGTCTCGCCCTCCGCGTcgcctccgtcctcctcttcctGTGCGTAGCCGTGACCCCGGCGGCGAGCCATGGCCCCCATGGCAATGACACCGGCCTGCACAAGAACTTCCTCGTCATCGTGCGCAGCCCGTACGAGTACGACACGAAGCTGTACAAGAACACGTCGAGCTGGCACGCGTCGCTCCTGGCCGAGGTGTGCGACATGGCCAAGGAAGCGATGGAGAATGACCCCTCCTCCGTGACCCGGCTCCTATACTCGTACCGCAACGTCGTCAATGGCTTCTCCGCCCGTCTGACGGTGGAGGAGCTGGAGGAGATGAAAAAGAAGGACTGGTTTTACAAGGCCTATCCTGAGAAGACGTACCACCTCATGACCACGCACACGCCCAAGATGCTGGGGCTCATGGGCGAGGACCGCGCCGGGGAAGGCGTGTGGAACACCAGCAACATGGGCGAGGGCATCATCATCGGGGTCCTCGACGACGGCATCTACGCCGGCCACCCGTCGTTCGACGGCGAGGGAATGAAGCCGCCGCCCAAGAAGTGGACTGGCCGCTGCGACTTCAACAACACGGTGTGCAACAACAAGCTCATCGGCGCGCGGTCCTTCTTCGAGTCGGCCAAGTGGAAGTGGAAGGGCATCGACGACCCGGTGCTCCCGATCAACGAGGGCCAGCACGGGACGCACACGTCCAGCACCGCCGCCGGCGCGTTCGTGCCCGACGCCAACATATCCGGCCTCGCGGTGGGCACGGCGGTCGGCATGGCGCCCCGCGCGCACATCGCCTTCTACCAGGTGTGCTTCGAGACGAAGGGCTGCGACCGGGATGACATACTGGCGGCGGTCGACGATGCCATCGAGGACGGCGTCGACGTGCTCTCTATGTCTCTTGGCGGGAACCCGGACGCTGACTTCTCGGAGGACCCCGTCTCGCTCGGAGGATACACCGCTGCCCTCAACGGCGTGTTCGTCAGCACGGCGGCTGGCAACATCGGCCCCAACCCGGCAACCGTCGCCAACGGGGCACCGTGGCTTCTCACCGTGGGGGCGAGCACCACCGACAGGCGGTTCGCGGCCACCGTGAAGCTTGGCAGTGGAGATGAACTTGACGGCGAGTCGCTCAGCGAAGTCAAGGACTACGGGAAGGAGCTGCGGCCGTTGGCGCGCGACGTGGGCGACGGTAAGTGCACCAGCGACACCGTGTTGAGCGCGGAGAACGTCACCGGGAAGATCGTCATTTGCGAGGCTGGCGGCACCCCTAGCACCGCCAAGGCCAAAATGGTCGAAAAGGCCGGCGGGTTCGGCATGATCGTCGTCACCCCTGAGGTGTTCGGCCCGGTGATCATCCCAAGGCCCCACGTCATCCCGACGGTGCAAGTGCCCAACAAAGTCGGGCAGAAGCTCAAGGCCTACCTGCAGTCCGAGAAAGAAGCCACGGCGAACTTCATCTTGAAAGGAACGTCGTTCGACACCCCGCGGTCGCCGATGATGGCGCCGTTCTCGGCGCGGGGGCCGAACCTGCAAAGCCGGGGGATTCTAAAGCCTGACATCATCGGCCCGGGAGTGAACATACTCGCGGGCGTCCCCGGCATCGCGGACTTGGTGTTGCCGCCCAAAGCAGAGATGCCCAAGTTCGACGTCAAGTCCGGCACGTCCATGTCGTGCCCGCACCTCGCCGGGGTCGCCGCGCTAATGAAGAACGCGCACCCGACGTGGTCGCCCGCCGCCATCAAGTCGGCGCTGATGACGACCACGGAAACCACCGATAACGAGAAGAAACCGTTCCTCGACGTGGACGGCACGCAGGCGACGTACTTCGCCACGGGCGCCGGGCACGTGAACCCGAAGAAAGCCATGGACCCGGGGCTCGTGTACAACCTGTCGGCGTCGGACTACGTCCCGTACCTGTGCGGGCTCAACTACACGGACCAGCAGGTGAACTCGATCATCCACCCGGAGCCGGCGGTGGACTGCACCAAGATAACAAAGATCGCCGAGAAGGACCTCAACTACCCGTCAATCACCATCATCGTCGACAAGGCGGACACCGTCGTGAACGCCACCCGCGCGGTGACAAACGTCGGCATGGCAAGCTCGGCGTACGAGATGGAGGTTGAGGCGCCGAAATCGGTGACGGTGGAAGTGACGCCGACGAAGCTGGAGTTCAAGGAGCTGGACGAGGTCTTGAACTACACGGTCTCCGTCAAGGCCAAGGCCGTGCCGGAAGGCGCCATCGAAGGGCAGCTCAAGTGGGTCTCCAGCAAGCACATCGTGCGAAGCCCGATCCTCATATTGCCCGgcaacggggaggaggaggccacgtCGGGAGCTGAGGGGCCTTCAGCTCATGTTAGTTCTTTGCTCGAGTGA